A single genomic interval of Polyangia bacterium harbors:
- a CDS encoding PfkB family carbohydrate kinase, which translates to MSNNSGSGQASSASSLLVVGSVGLDTVETRMGKRADVLGGAASYFAVAASFLSSVRLTAVVGTDFPAAHTALLENHKVDLAGLERVAGRTFRWSGVYAPDFSTRTTLDTQLNVFQDFKPKLPGSWTKSDYVFLANIDPVLQLNVLEQTSQPKFVACDTMNFWIGGKRAELLRLLERVDMLLLNDEEARQLSGEANLPAAARVIRKLGPRAVVIKRGDAGALLFHEGGVFAAPAFPIEEVVDPTGAGDSFAGGFMGWMAHENDTSPTTIRTAMILGSVLASFSVEDFSLDRFRRLDVSQIRERFAAFLDLVHFEKIRL; encoded by the coding sequence GTGAGCAACAACAGTGGTTCGGGGCAAGCGTCTTCAGCGTCGTCGTTGCTGGTGGTCGGATCGGTGGGCCTCGACACCGTGGAGACGCGGATGGGAAAACGAGCCGACGTGCTGGGCGGCGCGGCCTCGTATTTTGCGGTGGCGGCGTCGTTCCTGTCGTCGGTGCGGCTGACGGCGGTGGTGGGGACGGATTTTCCCGCCGCGCACACCGCGCTGCTGGAGAACCACAAGGTGGACCTGGCGGGCCTGGAGCGCGTCGCCGGCCGCACCTTTCGCTGGTCGGGCGTTTACGCGCCGGATTTTTCTACCCGCACCACGTTGGACACGCAGCTGAACGTCTTTCAGGACTTCAAACCGAAGCTGCCGGGGTCGTGGACCAAATCGGACTATGTTTTTCTGGCCAACATCGATCCGGTGCTGCAGCTGAACGTTCTTGAGCAGACGTCGCAGCCGAAGTTCGTCGCCTGCGACACCATGAACTTCTGGATCGGCGGCAAGCGCGCCGAGTTGCTGCGCCTGCTGGAACGCGTGGACATGCTGCTCCTGAACGACGAGGAGGCGCGCCAGCTTTCCGGCGAGGCCAACCTGCCGGCGGCAGCGCGGGTCATCCGCAAGCTGGGCCCGCGTGCGGTGGTCATCAAACGCGGCGATGCCGGGGCGCTGCTCTTTCACGAAGGCGGCGTGTTCGCCGCGCCGGCATTCCCCATCGAAGAGGTGGTCGATCCGACGGGCGCCGGCGATTCGTTCGCCGGCGGCTTCATGGGCTGGATGGCCCACGAGAACGACACCAGCCCGACCACCATCCGCACGGCGATGATCTTGGGCTCGGTGCTGGCGTCGTTTTCCGTCGAGGATTTCAGCTTGGATCGCTTTCGACGGTTGGACGTCAGTCAGATCCGCGAGCGCTTCGCGGCGTTTCTGGATCTGGTGCACTTCGAGAAGATTCGACTTTAA